DNA sequence from the Sulfurimonas sediminis genome:
AGAGGAATTTCCAGTTGGCTCATGTGAGACATTAACATTGAATTTTTGACTTATCTCATCGCTTAGTTTTTGAAATAACGACTCATCAACTGCAACTTTTGCTCGATAGTCAAGCGTTTTATATGCTCCTATCTCTTTTGCAGTGGTTTGATTAACATCAAATACAGTTCCAGCTTTAAATTTTAAACCTTTTTCTATATTTCCTCTCTCATCTCGTTTTGGGATTTTTTTACCCTCTGTATCAAGCTTGTATTTTCTATTCTCGTCCAATTCATATTTTGTATAACTTACTGGCACTAAGATAGAGTAGCCTTTCTCTCCCTTTTTAACACTAACTTTTTTACCATCGCTGTTTTTGAGTTCATTCCAGGTCTTAAACGATGCCACATGTTCCACATTTGTACCTCTACTCATCGCTTCATCAGCTATGAGCATCTGGTTTCTTAGGGAATAGTTGTGAAATTTTCCTGCAAATTGCAAATAGTTTTTAATCTCCTTCTCTGTCTGTTTTGAGTCAAGATTTTTGGCTAAGAGTTCAAATTTTTCATTGATTTTGTTGCTTAATTCATCTGCTTTGTTTGGCTGTTTACTCTTGTTCATGATCCACCTCTGCATCATAAAACTGCTCTATCTGCTTATCGCTAAACTCATCTAAATTCAAGTTAATATCCCATGCAAATATCAACTCACTCTCCACTTCAATAGGTACAGCATCTACATCTGCACCTTTCATTTTTATAATCGCTTCAACTCTTTGCATCTCATCTCCCTCTGTCTTGCTCTTTTTCCCGTTTTACATCTTTGATTTTTGCTTGAGATTTTGATTTTCTGTTTTTAGCATCTTGTTTTATCTCTTTGAGTTTTGCTTTAATACCTTTTCGCTGCATTTTTTGCTTCGCTTTTTCCATAGACTTCACTTTGTTCTGCTTATCTTTGGCGATGGTATTTTTAGCATTTTGCACAATTTTTTCTATCTCATCTGTGGATTTATCCCACTGCTGCGGCTCTTGTGTTGGTTGCCACTCTTGAGATTGTGTAGCTTGTTGTTGATTTTGCTCTGGTTTCCACTCTGTTTGTTGTGTTTTTTCTGACATTTTGTACTCCTCGTTTTATTTCTCTTTTTCAAATTCAGCTTTTATGCTTCCGTTATCTTGCAAAGTGCAAATTACTTTGTAATCCTTACCAGCTTTACTTTTTCTAGTAAGCTTTATCTCTTTCCCATCAAGTAGTTTTTCTGCTTGATTTTTTGTGAGCTTTTTGCCTCTAAACTCTTTAAATACAAAGCGACCACTTTTTTTATATGTTTTTGCAGTCTCTACCAACTCATCACTACCTTCTTGCTGCACCTCATTATCAAAAACAACACTGATAAAGTATTTACTCTCTTTATCTAAAAAGATGCCATGCATCTCCTCTTTTAGAGGTGTTTCTTTTGTAGATGCAAACAGCTTTTCAAGGTCATCAGCATTTAAAACTCTTCCAAAAAATTTGCTTTGATCTTTAAAGATAGAGAATATACATCCTGATTGTTTGTTATCTTTGAACTGATTATCGCTACACTTAAAAGTTTTATCTGTCTCTATCATAGTTGCATCACATAGCGGACATTGTATAGCTATCTCTTGCCTCATTGAAACTTTTTTCTCATTTACTGCAACCTCTTTTCCGAGTTCATTAAAAATTTGAGGTATCATCTCATCCATAATAACTCTGTCAATATCATCAAGGGCATCTTCAAGCTCAAGCTCACCTCTGCGTATCGCTTCAAAACTATTCTCCCAGTTTGCGGTTAATACAACACTTTTAAGTTGTGTCGGTAATACTTTGTAAAGTTCCCAACCAGACTCAAGCAGTTTCATCTGCTCATCTTCACCAGAAGTTGCTATCATTTTGTTCTCAATGAGATCCTTAATAATTTGTTCCCGTGTTCTGTCTGTACCTATACCCTCAGCATTTTTGAGTTGTTTTTTTACCTGCTTCATCTCTTTAATGTAATCTGGATCATCACTCTCTGCAATGAGCTTATCCACGACTCTTGTAACATTAAGCAGTGTATCAAGAAGTGTTTTTGTATTGTAAGGTTGCGGACATTTTGTTTTGGATGTTTTGAGATCCACCTTGTCAAGCATAATAGTATCGCCCTCATTAAGCGGTGTATCACTCTGAAAAGTAGTATCTTTGATTTCCATATCGATAAAACTTCGCCACCCTTGTTTGAGTGCTTTTTGTCCCGTTAAATCAAACTTGTGCTCTCCTACCTTTGAAGAGACAATTAGCTCTTGTTTCTCTATCTCATCATCTGGCAAAAATGCTACTGCAATACGCTTTGCAATAAGCTCATATGCCTCTTTAATCTTTGGAAGTTTTTGTTTTTCCCAAGTCTGAATATCTGTCTCTGTTGGAATTTTTGCGGTAAGTGATAAGGGGGTGTGATTTTGTTTAGCAGCTTTTTTGTCGTTAAACAGATATGTTTTGTCGCTAAACTCTGTCTTAATTTGAAAATATGCAGATGCTGTTTGAAGTGCATCGGCTACCTCTTCTTTATCTGCAAGTGCAAAGTATCTACCATTTGTACCTGGATAAGTTGTAAATCCTTCTTGCCTAAGATAATCTAAAATTTCATTACACTCTCCGTAAGAGATTTTATATTTTCCCATCATCTCACTTGCAAAATCTGAACCACTAAGCGGTAAAGGTCTGTTTTTTGTGGATGAAGTTGATGTTTGCATCTTCTCAACGATACAAGTTGTCTCTTTCATATCTTCAATAATTTTATCAACTTGCTCTTTTTTATAGTAGTTTCTTTGCTTCTCCTGCTTCACGATAGGATTTCCATCTTTATCAAAATCATCCACATCTTGATAGTAAAAATGTGAAAGTTCAAGCTCTCCCTTAATACCCTTTACTTGCCAAAACTCTTTTGGTTGAAAGTTTTTTATCTCATTTTCTCTGTTTCCAATTAAAGAGATAATAACTGATTTGACTCTTCCAGTATAAAATGGCTTATTATAGTTATCTGTAAGCGTTTTTGTAATTTTCATCCCTGTAATATAATCAGCGATTGAACGGGCTTGTTGAGATGCATACAACCTTTGAAACTTATCATCATCGTATGCTTTTAACTCTCGCATAGCTTTTTGAATAGAGTCTTTTGCTTTAAAAGATCCTGTGTTCCATAACCTTTTTATGGATACTGATATATCAGGATTGATTTTAAAAATCATATCCCTTCCGATTGCTTCCCCCTCGCCATCTGCATCAGTGGCGATAATAATCTCTTTGAGATCATCTCTACTAAGCTGCTCTTTAATTATCTCTCTTTGACGCTCTTTATAGCTGTCTGAAGTAGGGATAGATCTGATTTCATCTCTCATATTCTCCATTTTATACTCATCTGGAGTTTGAAGTTTTTGATAGAGTCCATAACTTGGATTGATCTCTTTTGGTTTTATTTGAGAAAAAAGATGTCCTGCCGCCCAGGTAAAGATATATTTGTCTCCCTCGATATATCCTTGTCTTTTCCCTAAATCTGCAAGCTTTTGTGCATCTGAACCTAAAGTTGCATCACCAAGTGTTGCTGCCATATCAGATGCAGCCTCTCTTTTTTCGGTTAATATTAAAGTTTTCATAGCTGTTTCTCCTTTAAAGTTTGAGCCTTATTTTGATCTGTCATTTTCGACCTCCTTTGTTTTGTTTTGTGGCTTCATCTTATATTCATAATTTCTCTCAATTTTTTTCTCTTGAGCTTTTAGAATGTGTGCAGTTCTTCTAAGTGAAGCTGTTTTATTGAGTTGTCTAATAACTCTTTGATTTTGGCGAATAGTTTTTAGATCTTTTTGAGTATTGTAGATTGCTTTAGAAGTTGTCTTTAGAGTTTTCCATGCGATTTGGGCTGATAATTTGAGTGTAAATTTTGTGGTAGCAAATGCAAGTGATAAGCCAAATGCTATAAATTTCTCCTCTGTTGTTCGTGGACGAAATGCACGATATGTTTTTTTAATATCTTTTGCAAACCTTGATGCTATACTGTAGGGCTTTAAAAATTTCTCAGGAGTATAATCACTTATTTTTGCCCACTTATTCATCCATTTATCCACCTCTTTTGAGTATCCACTTATGCCTTTTATGGTTTTACTTGGCATAGACTGATCTACTAATTTGTCAAGATGTTTTGTACCCTCAAATGAGTCTTTATATTTTAAAAACTCTTCACGACTTACTACTAATTTATAACTGCTTCCCTCTTTTTTTACTAAGCCTTTAGATTTAAGTTGTTCAAGTCGTGC
Encoded proteins:
- a CDS encoding ArdC-like ssDNA-binding domain-containing protein; amino-acid sequence: MNKSKQPNKADELSNKINEKFELLAKNLDSKQTEKEIKNYLQFAGKFHNYSLRNQMLIADEAMSRGTNVEHVASFKTWNELKNSDGKKVSVKKGEKGYSILVPVSYTKYELDENRKYKLDTEGKKIPKRDERGNIEKGLKFKAGTVFDVNQTTAKEIGAYKTLDYRAKVAVDESLFQKLSDEISQKFNVNVSHEPTGNSSKGYYSYDENKIVVDPSYSTSEKISTLFHELGHHQIHGKQFKDGTLNYDNLHKDRGAREGEAEAFSYILSSMSGIENKSELYIKTWGNDAKNLKERFSLITSAAKEAIQKLDLQKILSKEQQKVTAKEATKPKEKLKQELQKIKQDKTAQKAAQRTKQNTVEMER
- a CDS encoding type IA DNA topoisomerase; amino-acid sequence: MKTLILTEKREAASDMAATLGDATLGSDAQKLADLGKRQGYIEGDKYIFTWAAGHLFSQIKPKEINPSYGLYQKLQTPDEYKMENMRDEIRSIPTSDSYKERQREIIKEQLSRDDLKEIIIATDADGEGEAIGRDMIFKINPDISVSIKRLWNTGSFKAKDSIQKAMRELKAYDDDKFQRLYASQQARSIADYITGMKITKTLTDNYNKPFYTGRVKSVIISLIGNRENEIKNFQPKEFWQVKGIKGELELSHFYYQDVDDFDKDGNPIVKQEKQRNYYKKEQVDKIIEDMKETTCIVEKMQTSTSSTKNRPLPLSGSDFASEMMGKYKISYGECNEILDYLRQEGFTTYPGTNGRYFALADKEEVADALQTASAYFQIKTEFSDKTYLFNDKKAAKQNHTPLSLTAKIPTETDIQTWEKQKLPKIKEAYELIAKRIAVAFLPDDEIEKQELIVSSKVGEHKFDLTGQKALKQGWRSFIDMEIKDTTFQSDTPLNEGDTIMLDKVDLKTSKTKCPQPYNTKTLLDTLLNVTRVVDKLIAESDDPDYIKEMKQVKKQLKNAEGIGTDRTREQIIKDLIENKMIATSGEDEQMKLLESGWELYKVLPTQLKSVVLTANWENSFEAIRRGELELEDALDDIDRVIMDEMIPQIFNELGKEVAVNEKKVSMRQEIAIQCPLCDATMIETDKTFKCSDNQFKDNKQSGCIFSIFKDQSKFFGRVLNADDLEKLFASTKETPLKEEMHGIFLDKESKYFISVVFDNEVQQEGSDELVETAKTYKKSGRFVFKEFRGKKLTKNQAEKLLDGKEIKLTRKSKAGKDYKVICTLQDNGSIKAEFEKEK